A DNA window from Vibrio tarriae contains the following coding sequences:
- a CDS encoding DEAD/DEAH box helicase: MQDTAIQFSDLALNSAILSALNEMGFVSPTPIQAAAIPFLLEGRDALGKAQTGTGKTAAFSLPLLNKLNLSQYKPQAIVMAPTRELAIQVAAEIKNLGKNIKGLKVLEIYGGASILDQMRALKSGAHIVVGTPGRVKDLITRDRLHLDECHTFILDEADEMLKMGFVDDVTWIMEQAPESAQRVLFSATMPPMVKEIVERFLRDPECVDVAGSNQTVAKVEQQYWVVKGVEKDEAMARLLETEETDASIVFVRTRQDTERLADWLCARGFKAAALHGDIPQSLRERTVDHIKQGVIDILVATDVVARGLDVPRITHVYNYDIPFDVESYIHRIGRTGRAGRKGKAILLVRTNQIRMLRTIERVTRSSMEEIQLPHRDKVAESRLTKLGQELAADKEFSSLERFADLVEKLQASLEIDATTLAAILLKRQQGKRPLFYVGADPMIEAMEREKSRRRERRDDRRDSDRPARREFGAREQENHDWDTYQLQVGRDQGVQVKDIVGALANELGLTKGSIGAIKLAQGHTFVQLPKAMSNDVSSKLRKLRIRQKEVGAVVCDFDDFRESRGGARREGGPRREGGRRPEGNREGGFRGGREGGREGGRARSGEGRPFREGERRFERNRSGESSGSYRGERGHSRRREEA, translated from the coding sequence ATGCAAGATACTGCAATTCAATTCAGTGATTTAGCACTGAACAGCGCCATCCTTTCTGCCCTAAACGAAATGGGCTTCGTATCACCAACACCTATCCAAGCAGCAGCAATTCCTTTTTTGCTTGAAGGTCGTGATGCACTGGGTAAAGCGCAAACAGGTACAGGTAAAACAGCGGCATTCTCTTTGCCTCTGCTGAACAAACTTAATCTCTCTCAGTACAAGCCACAAGCTATTGTTATGGCGCCAACGCGTGAGCTGGCGATTCAGGTAGCGGCTGAGATCAAAAACCTAGGCAAAAATATCAAAGGCCTCAAGGTTCTTGAGATCTACGGTGGTGCATCGATTCTTGATCAAATGCGCGCTCTGAAATCTGGCGCTCACATTGTTGTGGGTACTCCAGGTCGCGTAAAAGATCTGATCACTCGTGATCGTCTACACCTAGACGAATGTCATACTTTCATCTTGGATGAAGCAGACGAAATGCTGAAAATGGGCTTCGTTGATGACGTGACTTGGATCATGGAGCAAGCGCCAGAGTCTGCACAACGCGTACTGTTCTCGGCCACCATGCCGCCAATGGTGAAAGAGATCGTGGAACGTTTCCTACGTGATCCAGAGTGTGTTGACGTAGCGGGTTCTAACCAAACGGTCGCGAAAGTTGAGCAACAATACTGGGTTGTAAAAGGTGTAGAGAAAGATGAAGCGATGGCTCGTCTGCTTGAAACCGAAGAAACCGATGCTTCTATCGTGTTTGTCCGTACTCGTCAGGATACTGAGCGTCTAGCGGATTGGTTGTGCGCGCGTGGCTTTAAAGCGGCGGCTCTGCACGGTGATATCCCTCAGTCGCTACGTGAGCGCACCGTTGATCATATCAAACAAGGTGTGATTGATATTCTGGTTGCGACCGACGTCGTCGCACGTGGTCTGGACGTTCCTCGTATCACTCACGTATACAACTACGATATTCCATTTGATGTGGAATCTTACATCCACCGTATCGGTCGTACTGGTCGTGCTGGACGTAAAGGTAAGGCGATCCTGCTGGTTCGTACTAACCAAATCCGCATGCTACGCACTATCGAGCGTGTCACTCGTTCTTCAATGGAAGAGATCCAACTGCCACACCGCGATAAAGTGGCTGAATCTCGTCTGACTAAGCTGGGTCAAGAACTGGCAGCAGATAAAGAGTTCAGCTCGCTCGAGCGTTTCGCTGATTTGGTTGAAAAACTGCAAGCGTCACTGGAAATCGATGCAACGACTCTGGCTGCAATCCTGCTGAAACGTCAGCAAGGCAAGCGTCCACTGTTTTATGTCGGTGCTGATCCAATGATCGAAGCGATGGAGCGTGAAAAATCACGTCGTCGTGAGCGTCGTGATGACCGCCGCGATAGTGATCGTCCTGCTCGTCGTGAATTTGGTGCCCGTGAGCAAGAGAACCATGATTGGGATACTTACCAACTGCAAGTTGGCCGTGACCAAGGCGTTCAAGTAAAAGACATCGTCGGCGCTCTCGCAAACGAACTGGGTCTGACTAAAGGTTCTATCGGTGCGATCAAACTGGCCCAAGGCCATACGTTTGTTCAGCTACCAAAAGCCATGTCAAATGACGTTTCTAGCAAGCTACGTAAGCTGCGTATCCGCCAGAAAGAAGTGGGCGCAGTCGTGTGTGACTTCGACGATTTCCGCGAATCTCGTGGTGGTGCTCGTCGTGAAGGTGGTCCACGTCGCGAAGGTGGTCGTCGCCCAGAAGGCAACCGTGAAGGCGGTTTCCGTGGTGGTCGTGAAGGCGGCCGCGAAGGTGGTCGCGCACGTAGTGGTGAAGGCCGTCCTTTCCGTGAAGGTGAGCGTCGCTTTGAGCGTAACCGTAGCGGTGAAAGCAGTGGTAGCTACCGTGGTGAGCGTGGCCATAGCCGTCGTCGCGAAGAAGCGTAA
- the vesA gene encoding GlyGly-anchored extracellular serine protease VesA, whose amino-acid sequence MRKWLWLLLLLTMRVSAVEISPYIVNGTNANVANYPSFASLAIYISPYQYSSGTYCGATVLNSRYILTAAHCIYGDSYAMLYTVAIPQLQDESDYPNGNVQFARGSEFYYPDSYVNSSSVYWPNDIAIIKLESDLNVSNFVGVLNSSINNSYDVNGTYKAIGHGYVNGNVAGGTRLLETTLTFVPFATCSAYYGANLGSGHVCFTGVQSGSYRNSTCSGDSGGPVYWESGSGYVQIGITSFGPSTCGNPALPVTSVFTEVSDYYGWILRVMNGLETPKYYVTESNGVRQLIVGRTTAAVVSESSSGGSVSFLVAFILGILMIIRRNNLYI is encoded by the coding sequence ATGCGCAAATGGCTATGGCTCCTGTTACTGCTGACGATGCGAGTTTCTGCGGTTGAAATTTCGCCGTATATTGTGAATGGTACTAATGCGAACGTTGCAAACTACCCTTCATTTGCCAGCTTGGCGATTTATATCTCTCCCTATCAATACAGCTCAGGAACCTACTGTGGTGCGACGGTTCTTAACTCGCGTTATATCCTCACAGCAGCACACTGCATTTATGGTGATAGCTATGCCATGCTTTACACAGTAGCCATCCCTCAGTTACAAGATGAAAGTGATTACCCGAATGGGAATGTTCAATTTGCACGTGGTTCAGAGTTCTATTACCCAGACAGCTATGTGAATTCATCTTCCGTTTATTGGCCAAATGATATTGCGATCATCAAATTAGAAAGCGACCTTAATGTGAGTAATTTCGTTGGGGTACTCAATAGCTCAATCAATAACAGCTATGACGTGAATGGGACCTATAAAGCGATTGGTCACGGCTATGTGAATGGCAATGTCGCCGGAGGAACCCGTTTATTAGAGACCACCTTAACCTTTGTTCCGTTTGCGACCTGCTCGGCTTATTACGGTGCTAATTTAGGCTCTGGGCATGTCTGCTTCACTGGTGTACAAAGTGGTTCGTACCGCAACTCAACCTGTTCTGGGGATTCTGGTGGCCCTGTCTATTGGGAGAGTGGCTCTGGCTATGTGCAAATCGGGATCACCAGTTTTGGACCATCTACCTGCGGTAATCCTGCGCTTCCAGTCACTTCGGTATTCACTGAAGTATCCGATTACTACGGTTGGATATTACGTGTTATGAATGGCCTAGAGACACCGAAGTATTATGTGACGGAAAGTAATGGTGTGCGGCAGTTGATTGTAGGAAGAACCACAGCGGCTGTCGTGAGTGAAAGCTCATCCGGAGGGAGTGTCTCTTTTCTTGTTGCTTTCATTTTAGGCATATTGATGATTATTCGACGTAACAATCTGTATATTTGA